Below is a genomic region from Salmo salar chromosome ssa11, Ssal_v3.1, whole genome shotgun sequence.
ggggtctgaatactctccgaatgcactgtatgtaacgATAGAGTTGATTGCACTGAGACACAGCTAAAGAACAAGTCCCTGATCAACTACTGACCTCTCCTTTCGCTCTGTcgccctccatctcccctcaagACCCATGGTCCAGACCCTGGTTCCCTACTCCTTCAAAAAGAGGCTGGTATGCACAACAGAACAGGAGAGGATATACTGGGGGTGGGTGGGGTGTTGGGGAAGGGGGTACTGTGgtgtgttgtgcgtgtgtgttagcggtGGGAGTGGTTTGCGTGTGTTAAAAGCAGGGTAGTTGTGTGCTGTGCGTGTCTTTTATAGCACATTAAGAAAAAAATTTAAGGCAGCACCAGAGGATCAGTATAAATATCCACCGTCAACATATGAAATAACAAAAAAGTTGAGCCGGAAGGAAGGGAAAAAAGCGAAAGTACAACCACTggctggtaaaataaaaaaataaagaaaattcaCACAATAACAATAAAGCCTCTTTTAAAAAAGGTGGAGGTAGAAAAAAAAGGGATCCCAAGCATGCATGATGAACGCACATTAATCATGTTCCGTTTTACTTGCCGTCCGTCCGTCACTCTACTCATAACCTGCAGAGCCAACAGGTCTTCTGTAGTGAGAAGTCAGGACTGCACTGTATGGGGGCTGGGTCGGAGCAAGAGCCAACCAGAACCAAACTGTACCCGGCCAAAACAACAGATGAGTTCATGAGagaggcctggtgtgtgtgttgtatcctGATACAGATGTGGTTAAATATATTGGCACCCCTGCACAATTCTCTATTTCTTCAAAAACAAGTTGAAATTAAACTGTGTTTACAACTGCAGATTTCAAAGAAAAATGTCCTGGACTCTTGATTGGAGGCAATATAATTTGGTTAGAGGCAATATCTCGTTTACTGTGTCATTTATctcacacctgtggtaaattgcaGGTGCCATTCAAATAGTTTTGAAAAGATAAAATGGAACATTCTGCGCCataagggtgccaatatatttgaccTAATCTGTAGGTACCGTAGGTAGGGAGCTGGGACGATTGGGGGGGGGAATGTTCAGTGGTTCGAGGGGGCCCGTTGCTCTGGGTTATGGGGGCGAAGCCAGAGATGCCCAGGAAGACTGAGCGCATGAGGTCGTAGGACTTGTCGGCGAGGCCGGCCACGTCGTCTGACGTCATGCCCTTCGTCTCGATCTTTGGAAGGATCTTCAACTTGATGGTCCCTGGTTTGAGCATAGCATCATCAGTCCAACCATCATTATCAGCACATCACTCATTCATCATCAACGTGTTTGCATGAAACCAAAAGACATCTTTCTATACATGTCATGAGCAGTTCATTTCAAGAGTAGCTGTGTATGATTATTtcactatgaaattacacacagTATTTCACTATGAATTAAAAACGTGATCGGTACCCGAGTTGAACAGCTTTTCTTTCTGTAGGTAGAAGTTACTGTAGGAGGAGAACACAATGGGGATGATCGGAGCCTAgaacagagagcgcgagaggggggaagcgagaggaagagagtgagcaAAGCgaattgggagggagggagagagagagttaccatGACAGTTCGTTCCACATTCGATTCAAGCCCTGGGTACCTAAATACCATTATTTTCTCCAAGATAAGTTTAATCTTTTCAATGATCTTTTCCTTCCCTCAGGCAAGACAAAGACAAACATGAACAATCAGATCCAGACAATCACATGCATGGCTgacccagctacacacagactgtCTGTACACatatcttcctctcctctgtccacccctccctccctccctccctccctcactgacTGGCGCTGAGAGACGAGAGCTTGAAccatagtgtagagagagacatCCGACCTTCAGTACAGACAGCAGCCTTTGAACTGAACTGAGAGATTAGTGCTGCTTCTTCTGGACCAAGCCTTCAAAGACTAATCCTTTGTGTATCCCCTACTCTTCTCACCTCAGAAAACCTACCTGTGCCTTTCTCACACCAACACTCATCCCATCACCCTCTCTCGGTTACCTCAAACCCTTTTCAttacgtctctctccctctgactctctccatccctctctctgtccccctttctttttctctcacAAAGGTAGTGAAAATATTCCCTGAAAATCAGATCATGTTCATTCAGTAACCACGTTAGGTTGTTAGCTCCCCCTTGTGTCCTAAATAGGTATAATACCCACGACCCCATACTACCAGAGCCCCCCTACTTCGTAAACACCAAAATCTAAATCcagatcaccacacacacacacacacacacaccaactccctCCAAATAGAGTGACCACTGAAATAGAGGCATGGACATAAACGGATAGAGCCATGTGGCTCACCTGTGCCTGCACTGCCAGGTGGAAGGCTCCCTTCTTGAAGGGCAGCAGGTCGCCCCTCTGGTTCCGTGTGCCCTCAGGGAACACCCACAGCCGGATCTACCGGGGGCAAAGGTCAGGGGTCAAAGGTGAGGCCCATGAGGAAGCATGGACACAGAATGTCAATATCAGTGGTGGAGATTGACCAAGATACTCAGCTAGAAATTACAATAGAAAAACACAAATATCAAGTATTCAAACTTGAATGGGTTAAGTTTCAGGATATATTGGCTTGGGAATGTTATAAATCAGTGGCTCAAAGTCTTACGCTCCATCTCACCATCTGGCATAATTGCCAAATCAGTTTGGAGTTAATCATGACTTTGGCATGGCCCAGAGTACAGCAGAGGGCTACATGTATAATCATGCGGTCCCATTGATTAGTCCTGTAGAAATACCTGGTCTTCCAGCATGGTCTTGGCAGCGTCGGCCATGACACTCTTGGCATCGCTGGTCTTCTTGCGGTTGATGAAGATGATGCCGCCCAGCCAGGACACGATGCCCACCGTGCCCGCGTACACCAGCTCCTTCTTGGCAATCATGGTGCAACGATCTGGGAGAACCTCCATTAGACCTGGGGATTGGAGAAGATCTGTTAGGATCCGTTACAGGATCTGGTAGGATCTCCATTAGACCGGGGGGTGAAAAGGATCCGAGAGGATCTGTTAGTGGATATCTAGCCCATTAGATCCTTTAGAGGATATTTTAGACCTGATAACTGGGATATTATATGTTCTGTATGAACTCAGTCATGTGGGGTTGAATCTAACGGAGTTTTCACACGATTCCATTGACAACACTGaatggtttggaatgagactTTAGGACATTTTTGTGACCTTGAATGGTGCACAGCGTCTCTCTCCCGGGGCCTCATTTGTAAACATTGTGTAAATTTCACACTAAATATCTGTGTGCACTCTGAAAAAAAACATTGAGATTTCTTAACCTGACGCACATTTGTCGTGCCAGATAACGCGACGACGGCCATCTTCAATGATAACTCGCAAACACTCATGGGATATCTAAAGAAAAGTTTGGCCACAATATGCTGTCCTGGCATTTGAAAATGTTACCAAGGCAATGATATTGTCCACTCAACTCCCTTTCTTCATCAAAAATAACCTGTAGCTGATATTGAAGTTTATCATCACCTATTCTACATCTAGCTAAGGTGTTGTAGTGGTAGAATCAGTATTTATGAAATTGGAAATTTGCACAAAAATGTAGTGTCTGCTTGCTGGCTGGACCAGTATCAAATCAATCCATATGAAAAGGCAGGCATGCTAACAATGCCAGTTCACTCACTCAATGCTGAACACTCCCTCTAGCTAGTGTAGTGAAGTGTTAGCTAATGCACAAATGAGTTACAATATCTGTTCTGTCGTGATTAGTGCGCAGAGTTCTAGAGCGCAGCTAATTGCACTCTGATGTTACAAAGTAGGGAGGCACAGTGCCAGCTGTCAGAGTCAGACACAAGCTCATTTCTGAAAACAGTCCCATAACTTGTGTCATAGCTTGTTGATGAAGTTCTGGCAAACTAGCTACAGTATGGCCATTCAAACAAGCTAGCACTGGGTTGCTAGCACTGGGTTGCTAGCTGGAGCATGGTTTGCCGTAGTAGCCACTGCGTCAGAGAGCTGAGTGATTTTCAGAAATAGGAACTAGTgtacggaacccaaaccggctgcgcacgtGCGCCATCATACATAAATAttttttgtccccctacaccaaacgcgatcacgacatggaggttaaaatatcaaaacaaactctgaaccagttacattaatttggggacaggtcgaaaagcatttaattttaacttgctagctaatttgtcctttaTTTCCAATTTGGAACTATTGGAATTAGGCCAcagtcatttcaacaacaaaaaaactaaaaaaaaattATGGCAGATTTTATCAAAAATGTTTTTGGATGTGTTGGCAGAAAGCAAACATTATGCTGGACCTGTCAGCAGAACGTTTGAATTCAACAATGTTTAGCATCGACTTTTGCCCCCAACCTAAATGCTGGACTGCCCCGAATTCTGAAATACTGTAGGctacacaacaacaaaaatattacaGTAGGTGTACTTAGTggtagtgtaaccgatgtgaaatgtctagctagttagcagggtgcgcGCTAATCGGGTTTcaaaatcggtgacgtcactcactccgagaccttgaagtagttgtttcccttgctcggCAAGGGCCCattgcttttgtggagcgatgggtaacgatgcttcgagggtggctgttgtcaatgtgtgcagaaggtccctggttcaagcccaggtaggggcgaggagagggacggaagctatactgttacagtaGCTTCAATGTTAAGAACCAACCGTCTTTTCACCTGTTCAGTTCTACTGTGTATTATAAATGTGCTTACACGTGGTCTAAATTTTGCATGGAGGTAAAAGACATTCAACTTTTGCGGGAAAACTGGCACACGCATATTTTGGGGTATATTTTCTTAGTAAACaatgtttataaatgaggccccctGATCTGTTGTTCTACTCAAGACAATTTCATCATTACTGTATCTGGGATGAGCTTTGGCCTGTTACGATCTTATCTCACACTGGCCTTGCGAAGGGAAAGCTAGTGAAATACGTCATTTATTTGTGTGGTGGCTGAAGCAATCCGTAATGGTATTTGGTCCTGGGTCAGGGAGCCATGCCTTATAGTGAGTTGTATGtagagttgaagttggaagttaacatacaccttagccaaatacatttaaactcagtttcacaattcctgatatttaatcctagtaaaaatgtcccgtcttaggtcagttagaatcaccactttattttaataatctgaaatgtcagaataatagtagagagaatgatttatttcagcttttatttccatcacattcccagtgggtcagaagtttagtatttgatagcattacctttaaaattgttcaacttgggtcaaacgttttgggtagccttccacaagcttcccacaataagttgggtgaattttggcccattcctcctgacagagccaggtttgtaggcctccttgcgccttttcagttctgcccacaaattgtctataggattgaggtcagggctttgtgatggcctctccaataccttgactttgttgtccttaagccattttgccacaactttggaagtatttattttatttcacctttatttaaccaggtaggctagttgagaacaagttctcatttacaactgcgacctgggtcattgtccatttggaagacccatttgcgaccaagctttaacttcctgactgatgtcctgagatgttgcttcaatatatccacataattttccttcctcatgaagccatctattttgtgaagcgcaccagtccctcctgcagcattgcacccccacaacatgatgctgccacccccgtgcttcacagttagaatggtgttcttcggcttgcaagcctccccctttttcctctaaacataatgatggccattatggccaaacagttctatttttgtttcatcagaccagaggacatttctccaaaaagtccaatctttgtccccatgtgcagttgcaaaccgtagtctggcttttttatggcggttttagagcagtggcttcttccttgatgagcggcctttcaggttatgtcgatataggactcgttttactgtggatatagatacttttgtacccgtttcctccagaatcttcacatggtcctttgctgttgttctgggattgatttgcactttctgcATCCAAGTaccagaacgcgtctccttcctgagcggtatgacggctgcttgatcccatggcgtttatacttgcgtactattgtttgtacagatgaacatggtctgaggtcttggctcatttcttttgatgttcccatcatgtcaagcaaggaggcatTGAGtttaggccttgaaatgcatccacaggtacaccttcaattgactcaaattatgtcaattagcctaacagaagcttctaaagccatgacatcattttctggaattttaaaagctgtttataggcacagtcaacttagtgtatgtaaacttctgacccactggaattgtgatactgtgaattagaagtgaaataatctgtctgtaaacaattgttggaaaaattacttgtcatgcacgaagtagatgtcctaaccaacttgccaaactatagtttaacaagaaatttgtggagcggttgaaaaatgagttaatgactcc
It encodes:
- the LOC106562956 gene encoding 1-acyl-sn-glycerol-3-phosphate acyltransferase alpha gives rise to the protein MDALWVFLMLLVPLLLWTSSTFVFYFKKCFYVAYMMVLGAIAIPLSILKCGGRDVENMRVVRALVRHVKYFLGLRFDVSGLEHLQTEGPYVIISNHQSSLDVLGLMEVLPDRCTMIAKKELVYAGTVGIVSWLGGIIFINRKKTSDAKSVMADAAKTMLEDQIRLWVFPEGTRNQRGDLLPFKKGAFHLAVQAQAPIIPIVFSSYSNFYLQKEKLFNSGTIKLKILPKIETKGMTSDDVAGLADKSYDLMRSVFLGISGFAPITQSNGPPRTTEHSPPQSSQLPTYGTYRLGQIYWHPYGAECSILSFQNYLNGTCNLPQV